One genomic segment of Macaca fascicularis isolate 582-1 chromosome 19, T2T-MFA8v1.1 includes these proteins:
- the DENND1C gene encoding DENN domain-containing protein 1C isoform X6 — MTSRPAIAPQLTSCVHASCALLYPMRWEHVLIPTLPPHLLDYCCAPMPYLIGVHASLAERVREKALEDVVVLNVDANTLETTFNDVQALPPDVVSLLRLRLRKVALAPGEGVSRLFLKAQALLFGGYRDALVCSPGQPVTFSEEAFLAQKPGAPLQAFHRRAVHLQLFKQFIEARLEKLNNGEGFSDQFEQEITGCGASSGTIRSYQLWADNLKKGGGALLHSVKAKTQPAVKNMYRSAKSSLKGVQSLLMYKDGDSILQRGGSLRAPALTSRSDRLQQRLPITRHFGQNRPLRPSRRRLLEEGPSEPPGVGTPPLSPEDEGCPWAEEALDGSFLGSGEELDLLSEILDSLSVGAKSAGSLRPSQSLDCCHRGDLDSCFSLPNIPRWQPDDTKLPEPEPQPLSLPSLQSTSSLDATSSSKDPRSQLIPSESDQETSPSQSSTASADPSSRGDPEPSPLTEPLILHLAPSHKAAEDSRTQENPASWLSTAPTEPSPPESPQILAPTKPNFDIAWTSQPLDPSSDPSSLEDPRAQSPKALLAEHAHLQPLKEPGAPNSPATPTSNWQKLQPSSRPRVADLKKCFEG, encoded by the exons ATGACTTCACGCCCCGCCATCGCCCCCCAGCTGACCTCGTGCGTCCACGCGTCCTGCGCGCTCCTGTACCCCATGCGCTGGGAGCACGTGCTGATCCCCACGCTGCCCCCACACCTGCTGGACTACTGCTG CGCGCCCATGCCCTACCTCATTGGAGTGCACGCCAGTCTCGCCGAG AGAGTACGAGAAAAAGCTCTGGAGGACGTCGTGGTGCTGAACGTCGACGCCAATACTTTGGAGACAACATTTAACGATGTGCAGGCGCTGCCTCCAGACGTG GTGTCCCTGCTGAGGCTCCGACTCAGGAAGGTCGCCCTGGCCCCCGGGGAAGGGGTGTCTCGTCTCTTCCTCAAAGCCCAGGCCCTGCTCTTCGGAGGGTACCGCGATGCACTCGTCTGCAGCCCG GGCCAGCCAGTGACCTTCAGTGAGGAAGCCTTCTTGGCCCAGAAGCCTGGGGCACCTCTGCAGGCCTTCCACCGGCGGGCTGTGCACCTGCAGCTGTTCAAACAG TTCATCGAAGCCCGACTGGAGAAGCTCAACAATGGGGAGGGCTTCTCAGATCAATTCGAGCAGGAGATCACCGGCTGCGGGGCCTCCTCAG GGACCATTCGATCCTATCAGCTCTGGGCAGACAATCTAAAG AAAGGCGGTGGTGCCCTCCTGCACTCAGTCAAGGCCAAGACCCAACCAGCAGTCAAGAACATGTACCGCTCG GCCAAGAGTAGCTTGAAGGGGGTGCAGAGCCTTCTAATGTATAAG GATGGGGACTCCATCCTGCAGAGGGGGGGTTCTCTGAGGGCCCCAGCCCTTACCAGCCGCTCAGACCGCCTGCAGCAACGCCTCCCAATCACTCGGCACTTTGGACAG AACCGGCCCCTTCGCCCCAGCAGGAGACGCCTGCTGGAAGAGGGACCTTCCGAGCCCCCAGGGGTGGG GACACCCCCTCTGAGTCCTGAGGATGAGGGGTGCCCGTGGGCAGAAGAAGCTCTGGACGGCAGCTTCTTAGGGTCTGGAGAAGAACTGGATTTGTTGAGCGAGATTCTGGACAGCCTTAGCGTGGGAGCCAAGAGTGCAGGCAGCCTGAGACCGAGCCAGAGTTTAGACTGCTGTCACAGAGGAGACCTGGACAGCTGCTTTAGCCTG CCTAACATACCAAGATGGCAACCAGACGATACGAAACTACCAGAGCCAGAGCCCCAGCCCCTGTCCCTGCCATCCCTGCAAAGCACCTCGTCTTTGGATGCCACCAGCTCTTCAAAGGACCCCAGGTCCCAGCTAATACCCTCAGAGTCCGACCAAGAAACCTCTCCATCCCAGTCCTCAACAGCTTCTGCAGACCCAAGCAGCCGAGGGGACCCCGAACCCTCTCCTCTCACAGAGCCCCTAATTCTTCATCTCGCCCCTTCCCACAAGGCAGCTGAAGATTCTAGAACCCAGGAAAACCCCGCTTCCTGGCTGTCCACTGCacccactgagcccagccctccAGAAAGCCCCCAAATTCTGGCCCCCACAAAGCCCAACTTTGATATAGCCTGGACGTCCCAGCCCCTTGATCCTTCCTCAGACCCCAGTTCTCTGGAGGACCCCAGAGCC
- the DENND1C gene encoding DENN domain-containing protein 1C isoform X5 → MGHNRSGSTPPDPQLTSCVHASCALLYPMRWEHVLIPTLPPHLLDYCCAPMPYLIGVHASLAERVREKALEDVVVLNVDANTLETTFNDVQALPPDVVSLLRLRLRKVALAPGEGVSRLFLKAQALLFGGYRDALVCSPGQPVTFSEEAFLAQKPGAPLQAFHRRAVHLQLFKQFIEARLEKLNNGEGFSDQFEQEITGCGASSGTIRSYQLWADNLKKGGGALLHSVKAKTQPAVKNMYRSAKSSLKGVQSLLMYKDGDSILQRGGSLRAPALTSRSDRLQQRLPITRHFGQNRPLRPSRRRLLEEGPSEPPGVGTPPLSPEDEGCPWAEEALDGSFLGSGEELDLLSEILDSLSVGAKSAGSLRPSQSLDCCHRGDLDSCFSLPNIPRWQPDDTKLPEPEPQPLSLPSLQSTSSLDATSSSKDPRSQLIPSESDQETSPSQSSTASADPSSRGDPEPSPLTEPLILHLAPSHKAAEDSRTQENPASWLSTAPTEPSPPESPQILAPTKPNFDIAWTSQPLDPSSDPSSLEDPRAQSPKALLAEHAHLQPLKEPGAPNSPATPTSNWQKLQPSSRPRVADLKKCFEG, encoded by the exons ATGGGCCACAACAGGTCTGGCTCCACCCCTCCGGACCCTCAG CTGACCTCGTGCGTCCACGCGTCCTGCGCGCTCCTGTACCCCATGCGCTGGGAGCACGTGCTGATCCCCACGCTGCCCCCACACCTGCTGGACTACTGCTG CGCGCCCATGCCCTACCTCATTGGAGTGCACGCCAGTCTCGCCGAG AGAGTACGAGAAAAAGCTCTGGAGGACGTCGTGGTGCTGAACGTCGACGCCAATACTTTGGAGACAACATTTAACGATGTGCAGGCGCTGCCTCCAGACGTG GTGTCCCTGCTGAGGCTCCGACTCAGGAAGGTCGCCCTGGCCCCCGGGGAAGGGGTGTCTCGTCTCTTCCTCAAAGCCCAGGCCCTGCTCTTCGGAGGGTACCGCGATGCACTCGTCTGCAGCCCG GGCCAGCCAGTGACCTTCAGTGAGGAAGCCTTCTTGGCCCAGAAGCCTGGGGCACCTCTGCAGGCCTTCCACCGGCGGGCTGTGCACCTGCAGCTGTTCAAACAG TTCATCGAAGCCCGACTGGAGAAGCTCAACAATGGGGAGGGCTTCTCAGATCAATTCGAGCAGGAGATCACCGGCTGCGGGGCCTCCTCAG GGACCATTCGATCCTATCAGCTCTGGGCAGACAATCTAAAG AAAGGCGGTGGTGCCCTCCTGCACTCAGTCAAGGCCAAGACCCAACCAGCAGTCAAGAACATGTACCGCTCG GCCAAGAGTAGCTTGAAGGGGGTGCAGAGCCTTCTAATGTATAAG GATGGGGACTCCATCCTGCAGAGGGGGGGTTCTCTGAGGGCCCCAGCCCTTACCAGCCGCTCAGACCGCCTGCAGCAACGCCTCCCAATCACTCGGCACTTTGGACAG AACCGGCCCCTTCGCCCCAGCAGGAGACGCCTGCTGGAAGAGGGACCTTCCGAGCCCCCAGGGGTGGG GACACCCCCTCTGAGTCCTGAGGATGAGGGGTGCCCGTGGGCAGAAGAAGCTCTGGACGGCAGCTTCTTAGGGTCTGGAGAAGAACTGGATTTGTTGAGCGAGATTCTGGACAGCCTTAGCGTGGGAGCCAAGAGTGCAGGCAGCCTGAGACCGAGCCAGAGTTTAGACTGCTGTCACAGAGGAGACCTGGACAGCTGCTTTAGCCTG CCTAACATACCAAGATGGCAACCAGACGATACGAAACTACCAGAGCCAGAGCCCCAGCCCCTGTCCCTGCCATCCCTGCAAAGCACCTCGTCTTTGGATGCCACCAGCTCTTCAAAGGACCCCAGGTCCCAGCTAATACCCTCAGAGTCCGACCAAGAAACCTCTCCATCCCAGTCCTCAACAGCTTCTGCAGACCCAAGCAGCCGAGGGGACCCCGAACCCTCTCCTCTCACAGAGCCCCTAATTCTTCATCTCGCCCCTTCCCACAAGGCAGCTGAAGATTCTAGAACCCAGGAAAACCCCGCTTCCTGGCTGTCCACTGCacccactgagcccagccctccAGAAAGCCCCCAAATTCTGGCCCCCACAAAGCCCAACTTTGATATAGCCTGGACGTCCCAGCCCCTTGATCCTTCCTCAGACCCCAGTTCTCTGGAGGACCCCAGAGCC